GTTCGAGCACGAACGCCACGACGCCGCAGGCGACGAGCGCCGCGGCGAAGTACCGCACCGGCAGCACCTGGCTGCCGTAGAGGAAGATCAGGAGCGCCGTCACGCCGACCGCCCCGGGCAGGATCAGCCCCGGATGGGTGAACTCGACGTAGATCCCGATGATCGCGATCGTCAGCAGCAGCGCGATGACCGTCGGGTGGAGGACGACGTTCTTGAACCCCTCGCTCCAGGTCAGCTCCTGCTCCACGATCCGCGCGCCGGCGAGGCGGAGCGTCGTCTTCGTCCCGTCGATCCGCGGCACTTCCCGCCCGTCGAGCCGCGCCAGCAGCTCCTCGCGCGAGGGGACGACGAGGTCGATCAGCTTCGCCTCCAGCGCCTCTTCCGCCGACCACGACTTCGCGTTCTTGACCGCCTCCTCCGCCACTTCGGCGGGGCGGCCGTAGGCGCGGGTCAGCGAGCGGAGCAGCGCCTGCAGGTCTTCCGACGCCTTCTTGAGGGCGACGTCCCCTTCCTTGTTCTCGCCGCCGATCGTGATCACGCTCGACGCGCCGGTCCTCGTCACCGGCGCCATCGCGGCGACGTTCCCGGCGAGGAGGATGAAGAAGCCGGCCGAGGCGGCGTGCGCCCCGCGCGGCGTGACGTAGACGCAGATCGGCGTCGGGCTGGCGAGCATCGCGCGGATCATCCGCTCGGTCGAGTCCACGAGGCCGCCGGGCGTGTCCAGCTCCAGCAGGAAGAGGTCGTCCCCCTCGCGCGCCGACTCTTCGAGCGCCCGTTCCAGAATCGCCGCGGTCACGGGGTGGATCATCCCGTCGATCCGCAGCACGCGGACCGTCGGCGCGCCGAACGCCGCGCCCCCCGCCCCGAAGAGAACCGCGGCGGCGAGAAGCGCCATGAGCAAGCGTCGCATGGGGAGATTCTACCGCAGCGCGCCCGCCGCGGACGGACCGTTTGCGGCGCGCTGAGCGCGGCGAAGCGGACGGACGGCGCCGCGTCGGCCCCGAGCGGGGTCGTCGGAGACGAAAAGAGGGCGGCGCCGAACGACGCCGCCCCCGCATTGAGGACGCCGGGACGCGGTCAGCGCCCCTCGGCGAACTCCTTGATCCGGGCCAGGCCGTCCCGCAGCGACTCGCGCGCCGCGGCGTAGCTGATCCGCACGTGCCCCGGAGCGCCGAACGCCTCGCCCGGGACGAGCGCGACGTGCTTGTCGCGGAGCAGCGCCGCGCAGAAGTCCACGGAGTCCTTGAGGCCGCGCGCGGCGATCACGCCGCTCACGTCGGGGAAGGCGTAGAAGGCGC
The bacterium genome window above contains:
- a CDS encoding nodulation protein NfeD, coding for MRRLLMALLAAAVLFGAGGAAFGAPTVRVLRIDGMIHPVTAAILERALEESAREGDDLFLLELDTPGGLVDSTERMIRAMLASPTPICVYVTPRGAHAASAGFFILLAGNVAAMAPVTRTGASSVITIGGENKEGDVALKKASEDLQALLRSLTRAYGRPAEVAEEAVKNAKSWSAEEALEAKLIDLVVPSREELLARLDGREVPRIDGTKTTLRLAGARIVEQELTWSEGFKNVVLHPTVIALLLTIAIIGIYVEFTHPGLILPGAVGVTALLIFLYGSQVLPVRYFAAALVACGVVAFVLELKIVSHGLLTIAGVALTGLGLFLLFPADIPGLAIPLVWLGPLFVLLVGTLIVVTRIVRRALRAPLATGREGLVGELGTAQSDLAPEGRVFVHGETWFARAAETIPRGTPVRVAGSEGLVLVVERADAAPRDAEGPRTRPEGEGNE